One stretch of Lysobacter sp. KIS68-7 DNA includes these proteins:
- a CDS encoding M28 family metallopeptidase translates to MRLSVLSCLGFAFLVPFASSASPASALPLPDKDVAALAREVNGEIAMQTLEGIVQQHRERGSRGFHTSAEWVASRARSFGLADVEILQFPADGTKFYGTQRSRPAWDADKGELTEVRDGSEATIASYAAVTMVLAEDSESADVTAPLIDVGAGSSEADYAGKDVKGKLVLVSASPGEVQDLAIGRFGAAGILSYQQNQPNGWSGDNLEQIRWGHLDTFSAHPTFAFMLSMKQANALKARLAAGETIRLHASVKAGQHNGPYEVVTATIPGADPRLKDEEIAFTCHLDHPKPGANDNASGCSTILEVGRTLQKLIAEGALARPARTIRFIWGPEVEGTVTLLNARPDFARRIKAVVHMDMVGGGPQTQAVFHVTRGPASLPSFIHDVAWDFAQWVNAQSYDFAATGKAQFPMLAPSGGKAPLRAEDSPFSLGSDHEVYQDSSFAIPAVYLNDWPDRYIHTTLDTAANIDPTKLGRVAFIGAATGVALANDPRIGTTAATPAPMRAPGPASSGDGKRIFRRNPEPRGPLGVFGYDWFDDHAKQLHLTRPKLLDFEGLHGGGGDYAYEVLNFADGKRDAQQITNEVSAEFGPVPLALVIEYLKALERVGVVGQVR, encoded by the coding sequence ATGCGCCTGTCCGTCCTGTCCTGCCTCGGCTTCGCCTTCCTCGTTCCGTTCGCTTCGTCTGCTTCACCAGCGAGCGCGCTTCCGCTTCCGGACAAGGACGTCGCTGCGCTCGCACGCGAGGTCAATGGCGAGATCGCCATGCAGACCCTCGAAGGCATCGTGCAGCAGCATCGTGAGCGTGGCTCGCGCGGCTTCCACACGTCGGCGGAATGGGTGGCCAGTCGCGCGCGGTCGTTCGGGCTGGCGGATGTCGAGATCCTCCAGTTCCCCGCCGACGGTACGAAGTTCTACGGCACGCAACGCTCGCGCCCGGCCTGGGATGCGGACAAGGGGGAACTGACCGAAGTCCGCGACGGCAGTGAGGCGACGATCGCCAGCTACGCCGCGGTGACCATGGTGCTCGCCGAGGACAGCGAATCGGCGGACGTGACCGCGCCGCTCATCGACGTCGGCGCCGGTAGCAGCGAGGCCGATTACGCGGGCAAGGACGTGAAGGGCAAGCTCGTGCTGGTGTCGGCCTCGCCCGGGGAAGTGCAGGATCTGGCGATCGGCAGGTTCGGCGCGGCGGGCATCCTTAGCTATCAGCAGAACCAGCCGAACGGCTGGTCAGGCGACAACCTCGAACAGATTCGCTGGGGCCATCTCGACACCTTCTCGGCGCATCCGACCTTCGCCTTCATGCTCTCGATGAAACAAGCGAATGCCTTGAAGGCGCGTCTTGCCGCCGGCGAAACCATCCGGCTGCATGCTTCGGTGAAAGCCGGACAACACAACGGTCCCTACGAAGTGGTGACGGCCACGATTCCAGGCGCCGATCCGCGCCTGAAAGACGAGGAAATCGCCTTCACTTGCCACCTGGACCATCCCAAGCCCGGCGCCAACGACAACGCCAGTGGCTGCTCGACCATCCTGGAAGTCGGCCGCACGCTGCAGAAGTTAATCGCCGAGGGTGCGCTTGCACGACCGGCGCGCACGATCCGCTTCATCTGGGGACCCGAGGTGGAGGGCACCGTGACCTTGCTCAACGCGCGTCCGGATTTCGCCCGTCGCATCAAGGCCGTGGTGCACATGGATATGGTCGGCGGCGGGCCGCAGACACAAGCGGTGTTCCATGTCACGCGCGGGCCGGCGAGCCTGCCGTCCTTCATCCACGACGTTGCGTGGGACTTCGCGCAATGGGTCAACGCGCAAAGCTACGACTTCGCCGCGACCGGCAAGGCGCAGTTCCCGATGCTCGCGCCTTCGGGCGGCAAGGCGCCTTTGCGCGCGGAGGATTCGCCCTTTTCGTTGGGGAGCGACCACGAGGTCTACCAGGATTCCAGCTTCGCGATTCCGGCGGTCTATCTCAACGACTGGCCCGATCGCTACATCCACACCACGCTGGATACCGCGGCGAACATCGACCCGACCAAGCTGGGTCGCGTGGCCTTCATCGGCGCGGCGACGGGCGTTGCACTCGCGAACGATCCGCGCATCGGTACGACGGCGGCAACGCCCGCGCCGATGCGCGCACCGGGGCCTGCTTCGAGTGGCGACGGCAAGCGGATCTTCCGACGCAACCCGGAACCGCGGGGGCCACTCGGCGTGTTCGGCTACGACTGGTTCGATGACCACGCAAAGCAGTTGCACCTGACGCGGCCGAAGCTGCTCGATTTCGAGGGCCTGCACGGTGGCGGCGGCGACTATGCCTATGAAGTGCTGAATTTCGCCGACGGCAAGCGCGATGCGCAGCAGATCACGAACGAGGTGTCGGCCGAGTTCGGACCGGTGCCGTTGGCATTGGTGATCGAATACCTGAAGGCGCTGGAGCGGGTGGGCGTGGTGGGGCAGGTGCGTTAG
- a CDS encoding DUF6522 family protein, which produces MARKPIPVALADSASIEIDGAVVARALGLEVAAFRQLMADRKVTVLCERGTGEDAGLYRASFYYGDRKARLVVGQDGRVVSA; this is translated from the coding sequence ATGGCGCGCAAGCCGATTCCTGTTGCCCTCGCGGACAGCGCTTCGATCGAGATCGATGGCGCCGTCGTCGCTCGTGCGCTCGGGCTTGAGGTGGCGGCGTTTCGGCAACTGATGGCCGATCGCAAGGTCACGGTGCTGTGCGAACGCGGCACCGGGGAGGATGCGGGGCTGTATCGGGCGAGCTTTTATTACGGGGATCGAAAGGCGCGCTTGGTCGTGGGCCAGGATGGGCGCGTGGTTTCTGCTTGA
- a CDS encoding YkgJ family cysteine cluster protein — protein sequence MAIALPNTDPCAASTQHAETPAHCSRCDAVCCRLTVVVMPEDKIPSHLTEEREGLTVMARDEEGWCIALDGARMCCSIYDSRPAVCRRFKMDGPYCRSIREDYAQRRAIGIELVMY from the coding sequence ATGGCCATCGCGCTGCCCAACACCGATCCCTGCGCGGCTTCCACCCAGCACGCCGAAACGCCGGCCCACTGCAGCCGCTGCGACGCGGTCTGCTGCCGCCTCACCGTCGTGGTGATGCCGGAAGACAAGATCCCCTCGCACCTGACCGAAGAACGCGAAGGCCTCACGGTCATGGCCCGCGACGAAGAAGGCTGGTGCATCGCCCTCGACGGCGCACGCATGTGCTGCTCGATCTACGACAGCCGCCCGGCCGTGTGCCGCCGCTTCAAGATGGATGGGCCCTACTGCCGCAGCATCCGCGAGGATTACGCGCAGCGGCGCGCGATCGGCATCGAACTCGTCATGTACTGA
- a CDS encoding ATP-binding protein, translating into MNAEVREALAQEANEPTDHASLLERQRDILEAIVRGDPLCETLAALCRVVEAEAIGRVRASIFLVDPDKRCLRTGAAPSLPEDYNAAVDGIGIAPGVGTCADAAATGRVVVTRDFATAPSWEGLRHLPMAIGLHAAWSMPILGADGSVLGTFGTYFPETREPTAGERDLVAVASRTAALAIEHDRAIKTLQANARTQRELLARERENARLLARVAEAARTIHGCATVDRVLRATAEASCHILEAQVAIASLTPDEDGAPPLASTSYSQGTLTVADAHSWLVARMVGHDGTEIGQIQVGDRVDGEFGDADQAILRQFAQIAAVALENAQLYERLREQDRRKDEFLAMLAHELRNPLAPIRTSLHILRMTDDPAVVSRSRDVMERQLAHLIRLVDDLLDVSRITRGKVTLNRERLDLRDVVVSALELARPLIDANAHRLAVTLPDGPLPIDGDRTRLAQVLANLLNNAAKYTQPGGDIALLVDRDAHAWRLRVRDDGIGIPRDMLARVFDMFTQIDQSIDRAQGGLGIGLTLVRRLVQLHGGEVSVESEGTCKGSTFTVRLPAVST; encoded by the coding sequence ATGAACGCGGAAGTCCGCGAAGCGCTCGCGCAGGAAGCGAACGAGCCGACTGACCATGCGTCGTTGCTGGAACGGCAACGCGACATCCTGGAAGCCATCGTCCGCGGCGATCCGCTGTGCGAGACGCTTGCTGCCTTGTGCCGTGTGGTCGAAGCCGAAGCCATCGGCCGCGTGCGCGCGTCCATCTTCCTGGTCGACCCCGACAAGCGCTGCCTGCGCACGGGCGCCGCACCGAGCCTGCCCGAGGACTACAACGCCGCGGTCGACGGCATCGGCATCGCACCGGGCGTGGGCACCTGCGCGGATGCCGCTGCGACCGGCCGCGTGGTGGTGACCCGCGACTTCGCGACGGCACCGAGCTGGGAAGGCCTCCGCCACCTGCCGATGGCGATCGGCCTGCATGCGGCCTGGTCGATGCCGATCCTGGGCGCCGACGGCAGCGTGCTCGGCACCTTCGGCACCTATTTCCCCGAAACGCGCGAACCCACGGCGGGCGAACGCGACCTCGTCGCCGTCGCGTCGCGCACGGCGGCGCTTGCGATCGAACACGACCGCGCGATCAAGACCCTGCAGGCCAACGCCCGCACCCAACGCGAACTGCTCGCGCGCGAACGCGAGAACGCCCGCCTGCTCGCCCGCGTGGCCGAAGCGGCGCGCACCATCCACGGCTGCGCCACGGTCGATCGCGTATTGCGCGCCACTGCGGAAGCCTCGTGCCACATCCTCGAAGCGCAGGTGGCAATCGCCTCGCTCACGCCCGACGAAGACGGCGCGCCGCCGCTGGCGTCGACCTCGTATTCGCAAGGCACGTTGACGGTGGCCGACGCGCACAGCTGGCTCGTCGCCCGCATGGTGGGCCACGACGGCACCGAGATCGGCCAGATCCAGGTCGGTGATCGCGTCGACGGTGAATTCGGCGACGCCGACCAGGCCATCCTGCGGCAGTTCGCGCAGATCGCCGCGGTCGCGCTGGAAAACGCGCAGCTTTACGAACGGCTGCGCGAACAGGACCGGCGCAAGGATGAATTCCTCGCGATGCTCGCGCACGAACTGCGCAACCCGCTGGCGCCCATCCGCACCAGCCTGCACATCCTGCGCATGACCGACGACCCGGCCGTGGTGTCGCGCAGCCGCGACGTCATGGAACGCCAGCTCGCGCACCTCATCCGCCTGGTCGACGACCTGCTGGATGTCTCGCGCATCACGCGTGGCAAGGTGACCTTGAACCGCGAGCGGCTGGACCTGCGCGACGTGGTGGTCTCCGCGTTGGAATTGGCGCGGCCGCTGATCGACGCGAATGCGCACCGCCTGGCCGTCACCCTGCCCGACGGCCCCTTGCCGATCGACGGCGACCGCACGCGCCTGGCGCAGGTGCTCGCCAACCTGCTCAATAACGCCGCGAAATACACGCAGCCCGGCGGCGACATCGCGCTGCTGGTGGACCGCGATGCCCACGCCTGGCGCCTCCGCGTGCGCGACGACGGCATCGGCATTCCGCGCGACATGCTCGCGCGCGTGTTCGACATGTTCACGCAAATCGACCAGAGCATCGACCGCGCGCAGGGCGGGCTCGGGATCGGGCTGACGCTGGTGCGCCGGCTCGTGCAATTGCACGGCGGCGAGGTCAGCGTGGAGAGCGAAGGCACCTGCAAAGGCAGCACGTTCACCGTGCGCCTGCCGGCCGTCAGTACATGA
- a CDS encoding GNAT family N-acetyltransferase, producing the protein MNALDNPIHASLESLHAGFARRAGNGVRYPADVAPFFGMARAGDDIDDAVATLLAPGETVLLLGIAPLSVRKATLAAFPELAQMVCDAPLEAVDGPVIQALGDAQRQDVLDLVALVYPHYFRPRTMEMGRYFGIYQQGRLAAMIGERMGTPNAREISAVCTHPDFLGRGYARRLMAFLTNDLLASGLQPFLHVSHENLRAKSMYERQGFRVRRNIGFWSLTASR; encoded by the coding sequence ATGAACGCACTCGACAATCCCATCCATGCTTCGCTCGAGAGCCTGCACGCCGGATTCGCCCGGCGCGCGGGGAATGGCGTGCGCTACCCCGCCGACGTCGCGCCGTTCTTCGGCATGGCGCGTGCGGGCGACGATATCGACGACGCGGTCGCCACGTTGCTCGCGCCCGGCGAAACGGTGCTGCTGCTCGGCATCGCGCCGCTGTCGGTGCGCAAGGCCACGCTCGCTGCCTTCCCCGAGCTCGCGCAGATGGTGTGCGATGCGCCGCTGGAAGCGGTCGACGGCCCCGTGATCCAGGCGCTGGGCGATGCGCAGCGGCAGGACGTCCTCGACCTGGTGGCGCTCGTGTATCCGCACTACTTCCGCCCGCGCACGATGGAGATGGGCCGCTACTTCGGCATCTACCAGCAAGGCCGGCTCGCGGCGATGATCGGCGAGCGCATGGGCACGCCGAACGCGCGCGAGATCAGCGCGGTCTGCACGCACCCGGATTTCCTGGGGCGCGGGTACGCGCGGCGCCTGATGGCGTTCCTGACAAACGATTTGCTCGCCAGCGGCTTGCAGCCCTTCCTGCATGTCAGCCATGAGAACCTGCGCGCAAAATCGATGTACGAGCGGCAGGGGTTCCGGGTGCGGCGCAACATCGGGTTCTGGTCGCTGACTGCGTCCAGGTAA
- a CDS encoding DUF4239 domain-containing protein, translated as MLLTLAVAVGFIFLAFLATALPGMWMRARHGTQQPMDTRELARDVASRIGVLHGLILGLVFGQVMGQVNDLYSGMREEAAAAEHIYYRAGAYGAPQVQEAARAYLEAVVTHDWPRQEREAQLSDEGWLAFRRLSAATLALQPTDRAHSKLADAMQDQAFRIEHLRQLRGYEAGMHIPYGFWFAAIAGLVLIGAVFFVHEPSRKHMWIAGAYSVYAGIVLFMIYDLAQPFHGLIVLPPDTFQQALGAIRSGI; from the coding sequence ATGCTCCTCACTCTCGCCGTCGCCGTCGGATTCATCTTCCTTGCCTTCCTCGCCACCGCCCTGCCCGGCATGTGGATGCGCGCGCGGCACGGCACGCAGCAACCGATGGACACACGTGAGCTCGCACGCGACGTCGCCTCGCGCATCGGCGTGCTGCACGGCCTGATCCTGGGCCTGGTGTTCGGCCAGGTGATGGGCCAGGTCAACGATCTTTACAGCGGCATGCGCGAAGAAGCCGCGGCCGCGGAGCACATTTACTACCGAGCCGGTGCCTACGGCGCGCCGCAGGTCCAGGAAGCCGCGCGCGCTTACCTGGAAGCCGTGGTCACGCACGATTGGCCGCGGCAGGAACGCGAAGCGCAATTGAGCGACGAAGGCTGGCTCGCATTCCGGCGCTTGTCGGCTGCCACCCTCGCCCTGCAGCCGACCGACCGCGCGCATTCGAAGCTCGCCGATGCGATGCAGGACCAGGCCTTCCGCATCGAACACCTGCGCCAGTTGCGCGGTTACGAAGCCGGCATGCACATCCCCTACGGCTTCTGGTTCGCCGCGATCGCCGGCCTGGTGCTGATCGGCGCGGTGTTCTTCGTGCACGAGCCGTCGCGCAAGCACATGTGGATCGCCGGTGCGTATTCGGTCTACGCCGGCATCGTGTTGTTCATGATCTACGACCTCGCCCAACCCTTCCACGGCCTGATCGTGTTGCCGCCCGACACCTTCCAGCAGGCCCTCGGCGCCATCCGCTCCGGCATATGA
- the arsC gene encoding arsenate reductase (glutaredoxin) (This arsenate reductase requires both glutathione and glutaredoxin to convert arsenate to arsenite, after which the efflux transporter formed by ArsA and ArsB can extrude the arsenite from the cell, providing resistance.): MDSRYYHNPRCTKSRGALALLAEHGVEPEVVAYLDTPPNVKELRALVRMLGLPVRALLRTGEDEYKTLGLADPARSDEELLAAMHAHPILIERPVFVHGGRAVIGRPIENVLQLL; the protein is encoded by the coding sequence ATGGACAGCCGCTACTACCACAACCCCCGCTGCACCAAGTCCCGGGGGGCGCTCGCCCTGCTGGCCGAACACGGCGTGGAACCGGAGGTCGTCGCCTACCTCGACACGCCCCCCAACGTGAAGGAACTCCGCGCGCTGGTGCGCATGCTCGGGCTGCCGGTCCGCGCGCTGCTGCGCACGGGCGAGGACGAATACAAGACGCTCGGCCTGGCCGACCCCGCGCGCAGCGACGAGGAACTGCTCGCCGCGATGCACGCGCATCCGATCCTGATCGAGCGTCCGGTCTTCGTGCATGGGGGTCGGGCCGTCATCGGCCGGCCGATCGAGAACGTCCTCCAACTGCTCTGA
- a CDS encoding FG-GAP-like repeat-containing protein — MVVGISFAGVASAQSQFTQIAGGAFGDGGAATSANMQGATDVVIDAAGNIYVSQFNANRIRKIATNGVVTTLMGGITGFAGDNGLAINAAMDRPDGLAVDTIGNVYFSDRGNRRVRRIAPNGVVTTVAGNGSGATSGDNGLAVNAGLTAPSGLVLDAAGNLYIADQVANRIRKVTPGGIITTVAGTGADGFTGDMGQATAATLSRPTDVDIDSAGNLYITDLGNMALRKVATNGVINTIFTAANMSTHTSVDGAGNLYFADIGACTLMKLTGPTLTRIGGSGTACGDGANGTVGTVTNIGAVEGIAIDSAGNVIFVDADYARVRKISKPGNIHTIVAGFGGDIPNGTLANSAPLSANMGLAVATNGDLVVSELAHRRVRRISAGRVYTLGGSGLFKDRGNCTVALPCPATDMVLYQIYGVAFGNNGAVLVADRGRARVFSITPDGNLGIFAGTTRSGDNGDGGPAGNAIIDPQGLARDAAGNIYITDTRASRIRKVDTGGTITTFAGSTIGYSGDNGPATSAKLNSPTALATDAAGNVYVADNGNLRVRKITPTGVITTIAGNGADAITGNGGAATAAAIGQVRGIAVDASGAVYLAGNGTLRRVRTDGRIEALPGWTHYAMSLAFRSGLLYVGTQEGLVYTLPVGTRSSDYDGDGRSDILWRNGQTGANALWKAANSAQAQTLTGATNLAWKILGQGDFDGDGKDDIFWRNVQDGSNVIWRSANYATQTPVSRVPDVNWAMVGVGDFDNDGKADLVWRHGVTGQNVIWRSGNSATTTTLTSTTDKNWKIVGVGDFNGDGVSDLLWRNVVTGANAIWRSGNFASTQAVTGVTDVAWKVQAVGDFNGDGRADIFWRKPSTGQNVIWNDALSTSPRTVATAAAQWSLVAVGDYDGDGKSDLLWRNTVTGADTIWLGADATKVQAVTGVTNQAWSVVPYEFQP, encoded by the coding sequence ATGGTGGTAGGGATCTCGTTTGCCGGCGTGGCCTCGGCCCAGTCGCAATTCACCCAGATCGCAGGCGGTGCCTTCGGTGACGGCGGGGCGGCGACCTCGGCCAACATGCAGGGCGCCACGGACGTCGTGATCGACGCCGCCGGCAACATCTACGTCTCGCAATTCAACGCGAACCGAATTCGCAAGATCGCGACCAATGGCGTGGTCACCACGCTCATGGGCGGCATCACCGGCTTTGCAGGCGACAACGGCCTGGCCATCAACGCCGCCATGGATCGTCCCGACGGCCTTGCCGTCGACACGATCGGCAACGTCTATTTCAGCGACCGCGGCAACCGCCGCGTGCGCCGCATCGCGCCGAACGGCGTCGTCACCACGGTGGCGGGCAACGGCAGCGGCGCCACCTCGGGCGACAACGGCCTGGCGGTCAACGCGGGCCTGACGGCCCCCTCGGGCCTGGTGCTCGACGCCGCCGGGAACCTGTACATCGCCGACCAGGTCGCCAACCGCATCCGCAAGGTGACGCCGGGCGGCATCATCACCACCGTCGCCGGCACCGGCGCGGATGGCTTCACCGGCGACATGGGCCAGGCCACCGCCGCCACGCTGTCCAGGCCCACGGACGTCGACATCGACAGCGCCGGCAACCTGTACATCACCGATCTCGGCAACATGGCGTTGCGCAAGGTCGCAACCAACGGCGTGATCAACACGATCTTCACCGCGGCCAACATGTCCACGCACACGTCCGTCGACGGCGCGGGCAACCTGTACTTCGCCGACATCGGCGCGTGCACCCTGATGAAGCTGACCGGGCCGACCCTGACCCGCATCGGCGGCTCGGGCACGGCCTGCGGCGACGGCGCCAACGGCACCGTGGGCACGGTCACCAACATCGGTGCGGTCGAAGGCATCGCCATCGACTCGGCCGGCAACGTCATCTTCGTCGACGCGGACTACGCCCGCGTGCGCAAGATCTCGAAGCCCGGCAACATCCATACGATCGTGGCGGGCTTCGGCGGCGACATCCCCAATGGCACGCTCGCCAACAGCGCGCCGCTGTCGGCCAACATGGGCCTGGCAGTGGCCACCAACGGCGACCTGGTGGTGTCCGAACTCGCGCACCGTCGCGTGCGCCGCATCAGCGCCGGCCGCGTCTACACGCTCGGCGGCAGCGGGCTGTTCAAGGACCGCGGCAACTGCACCGTCGCCCTGCCGTGCCCGGCCACCGACATGGTGCTGTACCAGATCTACGGCGTGGCGTTCGGCAACAACGGCGCCGTGCTGGTGGCCGACCGCGGCCGCGCACGCGTGTTCTCCATCACCCCCGATGGCAACCTCGGCATCTTCGCCGGTACCACGCGTTCCGGCGACAACGGCGACGGCGGCCCGGCCGGCAACGCCATCATCGATCCCCAAGGCCTGGCGCGCGACGCGGCCGGCAACATCTACATCACCGACACGCGCGCCAGCCGCATCCGCAAGGTCGACACCGGCGGCACGATCACCACGTTCGCGGGCAGCACCATCGGTTACAGCGGCGACAATGGTCCGGCGACGAGCGCGAAACTCAACAGCCCGACGGCGTTGGCCACCGACGCGGCGGGCAACGTCTACGTGGCCGACAACGGCAACCTGCGCGTGCGCAAGATCACGCCGACCGGCGTGATCACGACCATCGCGGGCAACGGCGCCGATGCCATCACCGGCAACGGTGGCGCGGCGACCGCCGCCGCCATCGGCCAGGTGCGCGGCATCGCGGTCGATGCGAGCGGCGCGGTGTATCTCGCCGGCAACGGCACCCTGCGTCGCGTCCGCACGGACGGGCGCATCGAGGCGTTGCCGGGCTGGACGCACTACGCCATGTCGCTGGCGTTCCGCAGCGGGCTGCTCTACGTCGGCACGCAGGAAGGCTTGGTCTACACGCTGCCGGTGGGAACGCGCTCGAGCGACTACGACGGCGATGGCCGGTCCGACATCCTCTGGCGCAACGGGCAGACCGGCGCCAACGCGCTCTGGAAGGCGGCGAACAGCGCGCAGGCGCAAACGCTGACCGGCGCGACCAACCTCGCGTGGAAGATCCTGGGGCAGGGCGATTTCGACGGCGACGGGAAGGACGACATCTTCTGGCGCAACGTGCAGGACGGCAGCAACGTCATCTGGCGTTCGGCGAACTACGCCACGCAGACCCCCGTGTCGCGCGTGCCGGACGTGAACTGGGCGATGGTGGGCGTGGGCGACTTCGACAACGACGGCAAGGCCGACCTGGTCTGGCGCCACGGCGTCACGGGCCAGAACGTCATCTGGCGTTCGGGCAATTCGGCCACGACGACGACGCTGACGAGCACCACCGACAAGAACTGGAAGATCGTCGGCGTCGGCGATTTCAACGGCGACGGCGTGTCCGACCTGCTGTGGCGCAACGTCGTGACGGGCGCGAACGCGATCTGGCGTTCGGGCAACTTCGCCTCGACGCAGGCCGTCACGGGCGTCACCGACGTGGCGTGGAAGGTGCAGGCCGTGGGCGACTTCAACGGCGACGGCCGCGCGGACATCTTCTGGCGCAAGCCGAGCACGGGCCAGAACGTGATCTGGAACGATGCGCTCAGCACCTCGCCGCGCACCGTGGCCACCGCGGCCGCGCAGTGGTCCCTCGTGGCGGTCGGCGATTACGACGGCGATGGCAAGTCGGATCTGCTCTGGCGCAACACGGTCACCGGTGCCGACACCATCTGGCTCGGCGCCGATGCGACGAAGGTGCAGGCCGTGACCGGCGTGACCAACCAAGCCTGGAGTGTCGTACCCTACGAATTCCAGCCCTGA
- a CDS encoding VCBS repeat-containing protein: protein MTAFAGADPANGDYSASPDGTLAANAVVGISGGLAADASGVYFISGGSVRRFNPAGVLETLHGLPFYAVSLATRDGHLYVTTRDGRVWHANLANATTAPVAHDFNGDGYSDVLWRNTQTGQNVAWKYANSTKTQAITGVTQLAWKIAGQGDFDGDGKDDLFWRNTQTGANTIWRSADNTTQTATTGVTDLAWSVVGVGDFNKDGKSDLVWRNANTGANAMWRSGNAATQTGMTTITDRNWKIVGVADFNGDGASDLLWRNTATGANAIWRSGNYSTPQTVTSVTSQQWKVQGVGDFDGDGRADIFWRNPTTGQNALWNDANGAWVRAVPTIALQWKVVAAADYDGDGRADILWRNTSTGADTIWRSGDPNLVMPVAAVGSQAWVVQPAEFQP, encoded by the coding sequence ATGACCGCGTTCGCCGGTGCCGATCCGGCCAACGGGGACTATTCGGCATCTCCCGATGGCACGCTCGCGGCAAACGCCGTCGTCGGTATTTCCGGTGGTCTTGCGGCAGACGCCTCCGGCGTTTATTTCATCTCCGGTGGCTCCGTCCGCCGCTTCAATCCCGCTGGCGTGCTCGAAACGCTTCACGGCCTGCCGTTTTACGCGGTGTCGCTGGCGACGCGGGACGGTCACCTCTATGTGACCACGCGCGATGGCCGCGTTTGGCATGCGAACCTCGCGAACGCCACCACCGCGCCCGTCGCCCACGACTTCAACGGCGACGGCTACTCCGACGTCCTCTGGCGCAACACGCAGACCGGGCAGAACGTCGCCTGGAAGTACGCCAACAGCACCAAGACGCAAGCCATCACCGGCGTCACCCAACTCGCCTGGAAGATCGCTGGCCAGGGTGACTTCGACGGCGACGGCAAGGACGACCTGTTCTGGCGCAACACGCAGACCGGCGCGAACACGATCTGGCGTTCGGCCGACAACACCACGCAGACCGCCACCACCGGCGTCACCGACCTGGCGTGGTCCGTCGTCGGCGTGGGCGACTTCAACAAGGACGGCAAGTCGGACCTGGTCTGGCGCAACGCCAACACGGGCGCGAATGCGATGTGGCGTTCGGGCAACGCCGCCACGCAGACCGGCATGACCACGATCACCGACAGGAACTGGAAGATCGTGGGCGTGGCCGATTTCAACGGCGACGGCGCCTCCGACCTGTTGTGGCGCAACACCGCGACGGGCGCGAATGCGATCTGGCGTTCGGGCAACTACAGCACGCCACAGACGGTCACCTCCGTCACCAGCCAGCAGTGGAAGGTGCAGGGCGTCGGCGACTTCGACGGCGACGGCCGCGCCGACATCTTCTGGCGCAACCCGACGACGGGCCAGAACGCGCTGTGGAACGACGCCAACGGCGCTTGGGTGCGCGCGGTGCCGACCATCGCACTGCAGTGGAAGGTCGTCGCGGCCGCCGATTACGACGGCGACGGGCGCGCGGACATTCTTTGGCGCAACACCTCGACGGGCGCGGACACCATCTGGCGCAGCGGCGATCCGAACCTGGTGATGCCGGTGGCGGCAGTCGGCAGCCAGGCGTGGGTCGTGCAGCCGGCCGAGTTCCAGCCCTGA
- a CDS encoding zinc ribbon domain-containing protein YjdM has translation MPHVPACPQCTLENTYADGDRFVCADCGFEWTAEAVEAPGAAMVVRDSNGNVLVEGDTVVVIKDLKVKGSSIPLKQGTVIRQIRLVEDDPEHIEGNSEKIKGLVLKTIFLRKA, from the coding sequence ATGCCGCACGTTCCCGCCTGTCCGCAATGCACGCTCGAGAACACCTACGCCGACGGCGATCGGTTCGTGTGCGCGGATTGCGGTTTCGAATGGACGGCGGAGGCCGTTGAAGCGCCTGGCGCGGCGATGGTCGTGCGCGACAGCAACGGCAACGTGCTCGTCGAAGGCGACACGGTGGTGGTGATCAAGGACCTGAAGGTGAAGGGGTCTTCGATTCCGCTGAAGCAGGGCACGGTGATCCGCCAGATCCGCCTGGTCGAGGACGACCCTGAGCACATCGAAGGCAATTCCGAGAAGATCAAGGGCCTCGTGCTCAAGACGATTTTCCTCCGCAAGGCCTGA